Proteins found in one Haloferax litoreum genomic segment:
- a CDS encoding PPC domain-containing DNA-binding protein translates to MNARAVTVSEEYLARLEHGADWREEIEEFCARKGIESAWFNAMGAVQDAEIWFYDQDDQEYQSVTFDEPLEVAACVGNVSLLDGEPFAHTHAVLSRRSGQSLAGHLDSATVFAGEVNLRAFDEPLEREHDDVTDLDLWL, encoded by the coding sequence ATGAACGCTCGAGCGGTGACAGTCAGCGAGGAGTATCTCGCACGCCTCGAACACGGTGCAGACTGGCGCGAGGAGATTGAGGAGTTCTGCGCGCGGAAGGGTATCGAGTCCGCGTGGTTCAACGCGATGGGGGCCGTGCAGGACGCCGAAATCTGGTTCTACGACCAGGACGACCAGGAGTATCAGTCTGTCACGTTCGACGAACCGCTCGAAGTCGCCGCCTGCGTGGGGAACGTCTCACTCCTCGACGGCGAACCGTTCGCCCACACGCACGCGGTACTCTCCCGACGAAGCGGTCAGTCGCTGGCAGGGCACCTCGACTCGGCGACAGTCTTCGCCGGCGAGGTGAACCTCCGCGCGTTCGACGAACCACTCGAACGCGAACACGACGACGTAACCGACCTGGACCTCTGGTTGTAA
- a CDS encoding sulfatase, with protein MTAESPENVLFVVMDTVRKDHLTPYGYDRPTTPGLDKFAEEATVFEQAVAPAPWTLPVHASLFTGMYPSQHGADQENPYLEGATTLAQTLSAAGYDTACYSSNAWITPYTHLTDGFADQDNFFEVMPGDFLSGPLAKAWKTMNDSDTLRALADKLVSLGNTAHEYLAGGEGADSKTPAVVDRTIDFVDDSDQFFAFINLMDAHLPYHPPKKYKEQFAPGVDSTEVCQNSKEYNAGAYEIDDDEWEDIRGLYDAEIAHIDDQLTRLFDHLKETDQWDDTMVVVCADHGELHGEHGLYGHEFCLYDPLINVPLMVKHPALGTGRRDDQVELVDLYHTVLDSLGVEGGEPAKSGDSVVALDRTRSLLSANYRDFADASNGDPGQHHDGQYAFVEYSRPVVELKQLEEKASKAGISLPEDSRFYSRMRSARRTDAKYTRIDRIEDEAYRLDEDPDETENLAESDDEAIAETEAALSEFEDAAGGAWTDALGTDVSDDSVDQMDDEAQERLRDLGYLE; from the coding sequence ATGACAGCCGAGTCGCCCGAGAACGTCCTCTTCGTCGTCATGGACACGGTCCGCAAGGACCACCTCACGCCGTACGGCTACGACCGCCCGACGACGCCGGGCCTCGACAAGTTCGCCGAAGAGGCGACCGTCTTCGAACAGGCCGTCGCGCCCGCGCCGTGGACGCTCCCCGTCCACGCGTCGCTCTTCACTGGAATGTACCCGAGTCAACACGGGGCCGACCAGGAGAACCCCTACCTCGAAGGCGCGACCACGCTGGCCCAGACGCTCTCGGCGGCCGGATACGACACCGCGTGTTACTCCTCGAACGCGTGGATTACGCCCTACACCCACCTGACCGACGGGTTCGCAGACCAGGACAACTTCTTCGAGGTCATGCCGGGCGACTTCCTCTCCGGCCCGTTGGCGAAGGCGTGGAAGACGATGAACGACAGCGACACCCTCCGGGCGCTCGCCGACAAACTCGTCAGCCTCGGCAACACCGCCCACGAGTACCTCGCCGGTGGTGAAGGCGCTGACTCGAAGACGCCTGCCGTCGTCGACCGAACCATCGACTTCGTCGACGACTCCGACCAGTTCTTCGCGTTCATCAACCTCATGGACGCACACCTGCCGTACCACCCACCCAAGAAGTACAAAGAGCAGTTCGCACCGGGCGTCGATTCGACCGAAGTGTGCCAGAATTCGAAGGAGTACAACGCCGGCGCGTACGAGATAGACGACGACGAGTGGGAGGACATCCGCGGTCTCTACGACGCCGAAATCGCCCACATCGACGACCAACTCACCCGCCTGTTCGACCACCTCAAAGAGACAGACCAGTGGGACGACACCATGGTCGTCGTCTGCGCCGACCACGGCGAACTCCACGGCGAACACGGCCTCTACGGCCACGAATTCTGCCTGTACGACCCGCTCATCAACGTCCCGCTCATGGTCAAACATCCGGCGCTCGGAACCGGACGTCGCGACGACCAGGTCGAACTCGTCGACCTCTACCACACGGTTCTCGACTCGCTAGGCGTCGAAGGCGGCGAACCAGCCAAGTCCGGCGACAGCGTCGTCGCACTCGACCGAACCCGGTCGCTCCTCTCGGCGAACTATCGCGACTTCGCGGACGCGAGCAACGGCGACCCCGGACAGCACCACGATGGGCAGTACGCCTTCGTCGAATACTCGCGCCCAGTCGTCGAACTCAAGCAATTAGAAGAGAAGGCCTCGAAGGCGGGAATCTCCCTCCCAGAGGACTCACGATTCTACTCGCGGATGCGGTCTGCCCGCCGTACCGACGCCAAGTACACCCGAATCGACCGCATCGAAGACGAGGCCTACCGCCTCGACGAGGACCCCGACGAGACCGAGAACCTCGCCGAATCAGACGACGAGGCCATCGCCGAGACGGAGGCCGCACTCAGTGAGTTCGAAGACGCGGCCGGTGGCGCGTGGACTGACGCCCTCGGCACCGACGTGTCAGACGATTCAGTCGACCAGATGGACGACGAAGCACAGGAACGACTCCGCGACTTAGGATACCTCGAATAA
- a CDS encoding DUF7556 family protein: MTPDAKASVDDSGAEVMASVDSTQTGQRLIIADISRDDAWLAADVADALALDDWR; this comes from the coding sequence ATGACGCCGGATGCGAAGGCTTCCGTCGACGACTCGGGCGCCGAGGTTATGGCCTCGGTGGACAGCACCCAGACGGGCCAGCGTCTTATTATCGCGGACATCTCCCGCGACGACGCATGGCTCGCGGCCGACGTAGCCGACGCACTCGCACTCGACGACTGGCGATAA
- a CDS encoding DUF7130 family rubredoxin-like protein — MSGETQPTVGMAVYAKDGTKIGSIRGFDEDGFYVTTREGFAAMSIEHERAGHEFGEAELMWRCSDCGEMGDIEQLPDSCPNCGAAREYIYYWTED, encoded by the coding sequence ATGAGTGGTGAGACACAGCCAACCGTCGGCATGGCGGTGTACGCGAAGGATGGGACCAAAATCGGCAGTATCCGGGGATTCGACGAAGACGGGTTCTACGTCACGACCCGCGAGGGATTCGCCGCGATGTCCATCGAACACGAACGCGCGGGCCACGAGTTCGGCGAAGCGGAGTTGATGTGGCGGTGCAGTGACTGCGGCGAGATGGGTGACATCGAGCAGTTACCCGACTCCTGTCCGAACTGCGGCGCGGCGCGCGAGTACATCTACTACTGGACCGAAGACTGA
- a CDS encoding ketopantoate reductase family protein, whose product MRILVFGAGSLGTLVGGLLASVHDVTLVGRNRHVSRVSKTGLDIVDAESAHVSPAATTTETGHDADLALVTVKSFDTPAAAEALEACDVDAVLSLQNGMTEEVLESALDVPVLAGTATYGARLVAPGRVECTGIGRVVLGVLDGGTSPLAERVGKAFRDAGIRTLVAADMPRRRWEKLAVNAGINAVTALSRVENGGLAAGEASEVAHRAARETARVARFEGARLPNRVAREAIDRVIDQTAANRSSMLQDVEDGKRTEVDAINGAVVDTAEQYDYEVPTNRTLAALLRAWERGEGLR is encoded by the coding sequence ATGCGAATCCTCGTCTTCGGCGCGGGTAGCCTCGGAACCCTCGTCGGCGGACTCCTCGCGTCGGTACACGACGTGACGCTGGTCGGCCGGAACCGACACGTTTCGCGCGTCTCGAAGACTGGTCTCGATATCGTCGATGCCGAGTCCGCGCACGTCTCACCGGCGGCGACGACGACCGAAACAGGCCACGATGCAGACCTTGCACTCGTGACCGTCAAGTCGTTCGACACGCCCGCGGCGGCCGAGGCCCTCGAAGCGTGCGACGTCGATGCCGTCCTCTCGCTCCAAAACGGCATGACCGAAGAGGTACTCGAATCGGCCCTCGACGTGCCCGTTCTCGCGGGAACTGCGACCTACGGTGCTCGCCTCGTCGCCCCCGGCCGTGTCGAGTGTACAGGCATCGGCCGCGTCGTCTTAGGTGTCCTTGATGGCGGCACCTCACCCCTCGCCGAACGGGTTGGAAAGGCCTTCCGCGACGCGGGCATTCGGACGCTCGTCGCCGCCGACATGCCTCGCCGACGGTGGGAGAAACTCGCCGTAAACGCCGGTATCAACGCCGTCACTGCACTCTCGCGGGTCGAAAACGGGGGACTCGCAGCCGGCGAGGCAAGCGAGGTCGCCCACCGCGCCGCACGAGAGACTGCCCGCGTCGCCCGATTCGAGGGTGCTCGACTCCCGAACCGTGTCGCCCGCGAGGCCATCGACCGCGTCATCGACCAGACCGCCGCCAACCGGTCGTCCATGCTCCAGGACGTCGAGGATGGAAAGCGAACCGAGGTGGACGCAATCAATGGTGCAGTCGTCGATACCGCCGAACAATACGACTACGAAGTGCCGACGAATCGAACGCTCGCGGCGCTCTTACGGGCGTGGGAACGAGGAGAAGGGCTTCGGTAG
- a CDS encoding ABC transporter substrate-binding protein: MPDTNKLSRRRFLKATGGAATAAALAGCTGGNGEETTTESGGQEETTTEQQTETEDTGTELSGSVFQRILTGTITTLDPVAATDTSSGIIIQQVFDCLMSYPDGLPTVENELAADYTSSEDFTTYTFQLEDATYHDGRAVKAADFAYAWERLAASENSRRAYFILDSIGVEHETDSEGSYVPGSLGVEAPSDTELVVNLSEPFHDTLEMLAYTSFAAYPEGIVGDLDEYEGEMEYTDFASKNPVGAGPFELAFWEKGTAAAVSKYDDYYGDAAQVDNVRWQVIEDDTARYNYAMNENADYFSMPTAQYDPGKVSIESTDEFGREIGTYGPVRNGKTVNYVGVPTLSIFYVGFNMKKVPKPVRQAFAYVLNQDQMVEEVFKGRGSPAYIFTPPTIYPGGAQAAQEKVESDYPYGVAETNIQKAREVMEEAGYGPDNKFEVQWTQYNSDTWEEMAKILRDQLASAHVNMKIQKADFSTLLERGRNGQLEAYTLGWIADWPAADNFLQLLNPPQTDTSQQGPISYVNWTSDNGDSYQKATDAYQRVVNNPAPTDDAQAVRDEAYVEIEESNWDDVAMLTIYNRKDERFWYDTVNIEPFGGMGPSRQKLNNVTLNR; the protein is encoded by the coding sequence ATGCCAGACACTAACAAACTCTCGCGTCGTCGTTTCCTGAAGGCAACGGGTGGGGCCGCAACGGCCGCCGCTCTCGCTGGTTGTACCGGCGGTAACGGTGAAGAGACAACGACCGAATCGGGTGGGCAGGAAGAGACCACGACCGAACAGCAGACGGAGACCGAAGACACCGGTACCGAGCTGTCCGGGTCCGTCTTCCAGCGCATCCTCACGGGGACGATCACCACGCTCGACCCCGTCGCAGCGACCGACACCTCGTCCGGTATCATCATTCAGCAGGTCTTCGACTGCCTGATGTCCTATCCGGACGGCCTCCCGACGGTCGAGAACGAACTCGCCGCGGACTACACGTCCTCGGAAGACTTCACGACCTACACGTTCCAGCTCGAAGACGCGACCTACCACGACGGTCGCGCAGTCAAAGCAGCTGACTTCGCCTACGCGTGGGAGCGTCTCGCCGCATCCGAGAACAGCCGCCGCGCCTACTTCATCCTCGACTCCATCGGTGTCGAACACGAGACGGACAGCGAAGGTAGCTACGTGCCCGGTTCGCTCGGCGTCGAAGCCCCGAGCGACACCGAACTCGTCGTCAACCTCAGCGAGCCGTTCCACGACACCCTCGAGATGCTCGCGTACACCTCGTTCGCCGCATACCCCGAAGGTATCGTCGGTGACCTCGACGAGTACGAGGGCGAGATGGAGTACACGGACTTCGCCAGCAAGAACCCTGTCGGCGCAGGTCCGTTCGAACTCGCCTTCTGGGAGAAGGGTACCGCAGCAGCCGTCTCCAAGTACGACGACTACTACGGAGATGCCGCGCAGGTCGACAACGTCCGCTGGCAGGTCATCGAGGACGACACGGCCCGCTACAACTACGCGATGAACGAGAACGCGGACTACTTCAGCATGCCGACGGCTCAATACGACCCCGGTAAGGTCTCTATCGAGTCGACGGACGAGTTCGGCCGTGAAATCGGTACGTACGGCCCGGTCCGCAACGGCAAGACGGTCAACTACGTCGGCGTTCCGACCCTGTCCATCTTCTACGTTGGCTTCAACATGAAGAAGGTCCCCAAGCCGGTCCGCCAGGCGTTCGCGTACGTCCTGAACCAAGACCAGATGGTCGAAGAAGTGTTCAAGGGCCGCGGCTCCCCGGCGTACATCTTCACGCCGCCGACCATCTACCCGGGTGGCGCACAGGCCGCACAGGAGAAGGTCGAGTCTGACTACCCGTACGGCGTCGCCGAGACCAACATCCAGAAGGCCCGCGAGGTCATGGAAGAGGCTGGCTACGGCCCGGACAACAAGTTCGAGGTCCAGTGGACCCAGTACAACTCCGACACGTGGGAGGAGATGGCGAAGATCCTGCGCGACCAGCTCGCGTCGGCTCACGTCAACATGAAGATTCAGAAGGCCGACTTCTCGACGCTCCTCGAGCGCGGCCGCAACGGTCAGCTCGAAGCGTACACCCTCGGCTGGATTGCTGACTGGCCAGCAGCGGACAACTTCCTCCAGCTGCTCAACCCGCCGCAAACGGACACCTCCCAGCAGGGTCCCATCTCGTACGTCAACTGGACGTCCGACAACGGCGATTCCTACCAGAAGGCGACCGACGCCTACCAGCGCGTCGTCAACAACCCAGCGCCGACCGACGACGCTCAGGCAGTTCGCGACGAAGCCTACGTCGAAATCGAGGAATCCAACTGGGACGACGTCGCGATGCTCACCATCTACAACCGCAAGGACGAGCGGTTCTGGTACGACACCGTCAACATCGAGCCGTTCGGTGGCATGGGTCCGAGCCGCCAGAAGCTGAACAACGTTACCCTCAACCGGTAA
- a CDS encoding NifU family protein: protein MSTETQDGEDDLKERVVNFLRRNFPQIQMHGGSAAIRDLDRETGEVTVLLGGACSGCGISPMTIQAIKTRMVKEIPEINEVHADTGMGGDMGGASRGGDVSPSFPGDTSEDREDDQGPQAPF from the coding sequence CACGGAGACGCAGGACGGCGAAGACGACCTCAAAGAGCGTGTCGTGAACTTCCTCCGTCGGAACTTCCCGCAAATCCAGATGCACGGCGGTAGCGCGGCTATCCGCGACCTCGACCGCGAGACCGGTGAGGTCACGGTCCTCCTCGGCGGCGCTTGCTCTGGGTGTGGCATCTCCCCGATGACCATCCAGGCCATCAAGACCCGCATGGTCAAGGAAATCCCCGAAATCAACGAAGTCCACGCCGACACCGGCATGGGCGGCGACATGGGTGGCGCGAGCCGTGGCGGCGACGTGAGCCCATCGTTCCCCGGAGACACGAGCGAGGACCGCGAAGACGACCAAGGTCCGCAAGCACCCTTCTAA
- a CDS encoding DNA polymerase II large subunit, with the protein MREEDERYFARIEDRLDEAFELARAAKAQGHDPKTNVEIPVAKDMADRVENILGIDGVAERVRELEGQMSREEAALELVTDFVDGNVGDYDSREGKVEGAVRTAVALLTEGVVAAPIEGIDRVEILENDDGTEFVNVYYAGPIRSAGGTAQALSVLVADYARSLLGIDEYKTRNDEAERYVEEINLYDKETGLQYSPKDKETRFIAENMPIMLDGEATGDEEVSGYRDLERVDTNSARGGMCLVMAEGIALKAPKIQRYTRQLDEVDWPWLQDLIDGTIGKDSGKDESEAEDGDAESGEGDEAAAEVDDDETSPDEPEGSVRVEPATKFLRDLIAGRPVFGHPSAPGGFRLRYGRARNHGFATAGVHPATMHIVDDFIATGTQIKTERPGKAGGVVPVDSIEGPTVRLANGDVRRIDDPEEAEELQNGVEKILDLGEYLVNFGEFVENNHPLAPASYVFEWWIQDFEATDANVQALRDDPTIDLEHPSVDDALSWATEFDAPLHPEYTYLWHDVSIEQFDRLADAVAAGDIAAAEADGGTGVGVDADNEPEGGEQGTLVLEHTSEVRETLEHLLVAHRQTDDELRVPIWRPLARTLGLTDDRERTWTLDDLSERARVWDEGDNAIEAVNEVAPFAVRERAPTRIGNRMGRPEKSERRDLSPAVHTLFPIGEAGGSQRDVGDAAREFGESGKRGHVSVRVGKRKCPDCGAFGFKSKCEQCGGHTEPHYECDDCGTVVEPDESGRVYCERCEWDVESAEWQEIDLNTEYRNALESVGERESSFKILKGVKGLTSANKTPEPIEKGVLRAKHDVSSFKDGTVRYDMTDLPVTSVRPEELDVTADHFRELGYETDIDGEPLRFDDQLVELKVQDIVLSNGAARHMMQTANFVDDLLEQFYGLDRFYQMEERDDLIGELVFGMAPHTSAAVVGRVVGFTTAAVGYAHPYFHAAKRRNCDGDEDCVMLLMDGLLNFSKEFLPDKRGGQMDAPLVMSSRIDPSEIDDEAHNMDIVRQYPREFYEATLRMEDPDDWEDEVTIAEEYLGTDREYTGFNHTHDTTDIAAGPDLSAYKTLGSMMDKMDAQLFLARKLRAVDETDVAERVIEGHFLPDLIGNLRAFSRQETRCLDCGEKYRRMPLTGECRECGGRVNLTVHQGSVNKYMDVAIDVAEEFNCRDYTKQRLEVLEKSLESIFENDKNKQSGIADFM; encoded by the coding sequence GTGCGAGAGGAGGACGAGCGCTACTTCGCGCGCATCGAAGACCGTCTCGACGAAGCGTTCGAGTTAGCGCGCGCCGCGAAAGCGCAGGGACACGACCCAAAGACGAACGTGGAGATTCCGGTCGCCAAGGACATGGCCGACCGTGTCGAGAACATTCTCGGCATCGACGGCGTCGCCGAACGCGTCCGTGAACTCGAAGGGCAGATGTCTCGCGAAGAGGCGGCGCTGGAACTCGTGACCGACTTCGTCGACGGCAACGTCGGTGACTACGACTCACGCGAAGGCAAAGTGGAAGGTGCGGTTCGAACCGCCGTCGCCCTCCTTACCGAAGGTGTGGTCGCCGCACCAATCGAGGGAATCGACCGTGTCGAGATTCTCGAGAACGACGACGGAACCGAGTTCGTCAACGTCTACTACGCCGGCCCGATTCGCTCTGCGGGTGGGACCGCACAGGCACTCTCGGTTCTCGTCGCCGACTACGCCCGGTCGCTGCTCGGCATCGACGAGTACAAGACACGAAACGACGAGGCGGAGCGTTACGTCGAGGAAATCAACCTCTACGACAAGGAGACCGGGCTTCAGTACTCGCCGAAGGACAAAGAGACCCGATTCATCGCCGAGAACATGCCCATCATGCTCGACGGTGAGGCGACGGGTGACGAAGAGGTGTCTGGCTACCGTGACCTCGAACGCGTCGACACCAACTCCGCCCGTGGTGGGATGTGCCTCGTCATGGCAGAGGGAATCGCCCTCAAGGCCCCGAAGATTCAGCGGTACACTCGGCAACTCGACGAAGTCGACTGGCCGTGGTTACAGGACCTCATCGACGGAACCATCGGCAAAGACAGTGGGAAAGACGAGTCTGAAGCCGAAGACGGGGACGCCGAGTCCGGCGAGGGTGACGAGGCCGCGGCAGAAGTCGACGACGACGAGACGTCACCGGACGAACCCGAGGGCTCCGTCCGCGTCGAACCCGCGACGAAGTTCCTCCGTGACCTCATCGCTGGCCGTCCGGTCTTCGGCCACCCCTCTGCACCCGGCGGGTTCCGTCTCCGGTACGGCCGCGCCCGCAATCACGGATTCGCAACCGCGGGGGTCCACCCCGCCACGATGCACATCGTGGACGACTTCATCGCCACCGGGACGCAGATAAAGACCGAACGCCCCGGGAAAGCGGGCGGTGTCGTCCCCGTCGACTCCATCGAGGGGCCGACGGTCAGACTCGCCAACGGTGACGTTCGCCGTATCGACGACCCCGAAGAGGCCGAAGAACTCCAGAACGGGGTCGAGAAGATTCTGGACCTCGGCGAGTACCTCGTCAACTTCGGCGAGTTCGTCGAGAACAACCACCCGTTGGCACCCGCGTCGTACGTCTTCGAGTGGTGGATTCAGGACTTCGAGGCGACAGATGCCAACGTCCAAGCACTCCGGGACGACCCGACTATCGACCTCGAACATCCGAGCGTGGACGACGCGCTCTCGTGGGCGACCGAGTTCGACGCGCCACTCCACCCCGAGTACACGTATCTCTGGCACGACGTCTCGATCGAGCAGTTCGACCGACTCGCAGACGCTGTCGCCGCCGGCGATATCGCCGCCGCGGAGGCGGACGGCGGGACCGGCGTCGGCGTCGATGCCGACAACGAACCCGAAGGAGGTGAACAGGGGACGCTCGTCCTCGAACATACGTCCGAGGTCCGCGAGACACTCGAACACCTCCTCGTCGCGCACCGTCAGACCGACGACGAACTCCGTGTTCCCATCTGGCGGCCCCTCGCGCGGACGCTCGGTCTCACCGACGACCGGGAACGGACGTGGACGCTCGACGACCTGTCTGAACGCGCCCGCGTGTGGGACGAGGGTGACAACGCCATCGAGGCCGTCAACGAAGTCGCTCCATTCGCCGTCCGCGAACGCGCACCGACCCGCATCGGAAACCGGATGGGTCGCCCGGAGAAGTCCGAGCGCCGTGACCTCTCGCCGGCAGTCCACACGCTCTTTCCCATCGGCGAAGCAGGTGGCAGTCAGCGCGACGTCGGCGACGCCGCCCGCGAGTTCGGTGAGTCCGGCAAGCGCGGCCACGTCTCCGTCCGAGTCGGGAAGCGGAAGTGCCCCGACTGCGGGGCGTTCGGGTTCAAGTCGAAGTGCGAGCAGTGCGGTGGCCACACCGAACCACACTACGAGTGTGACGACTGTGGCACCGTCGTCGAACCCGACGAGTCTGGTCGCGTCTACTGTGAACGGTGTGAGTGGGACGTCGAGAGCGCCGAGTGGCAGGAGATAGACCTGAACACCGAGTACAGAAACGCACTCGAATCCGTCGGTGAACGCGAGTCCTCGTTCAAGATTCTGAAGGGCGTGAAGGGTCTCACCTCCGCGAACAAGACGCCCGAACCCATCGAGAAAGGTGTCCTCCGGGCGAAACACGACGTCTCGTCGTTCAAAGACGGGACCGTCCGCTACGACATGACCGACCTGCCTGTCACGTCGGTTCGCCCCGAGGAACTCGACGTGACGGCCGACCACTTCCGTGAACTCGGCTACGAGACGGACATCGACGGTGAACCCCTCCGCTTCGACGACCAACTGGTCGAACTCAAAGTACAGGACATCGTCCTCTCGAACGGCGCGGCGCGGCACATGATGCAGACGGCGAACTTCGTCGACGACCTCTTAGAGCAGTTCTACGGCCTCGACCGGTTCTACCAGATGGAAGAACGCGACGACCTCATCGGCGAACTCGTCTTCGGGATGGCACCCCACACGTCCGCGGCAGTCGTCGGCAGAGTCGTCGGATTCACGACAGCAGCGGTCGGGTACGCGCATCCGTACTTCCACGCCGCGAAGCGGCGGAATTGTGACGGTGACGAAGACTGTGTCATGCTGCTCATGGACGGCCTTCTCAACTTCTCCAAGGAGTTCCTCCCCGACAAACGCGGTGGGCAGATGGACGCGCCACTCGTGATGTCCTCGCGCATCGATCCCTCGGAAATCGACGACGAGGCGCACAACATGGACATCGTTCGGCAGTACCCGCGAGAGTTCTACGAGGCCACTCTCCGGATGGAAGACCCAGACGATTGGGAAGACGAGGTCACAATCGCCGAGGAGTACCTCGGAACCGACCGCGAGTACACAGGGTTCAACCATACACACGACACGACGGACATCGCCGCGGGTCCGGACCTCTCTGCGTACAAGACGCTCGGGTCGATGATGGACAAGATGGATGCACAACTCTTCCTCGCGCGGAAACTTCGCGCAGTCGACGAGACTGACGTGGCAGAACGCGTCATCGAGGGCCACTTCCTGCCAGACCTCATCGGGAACCTTCGTGCGTTCTCCCGACAGGAGACACGCTGTCTCGACTGCGGGGAGAAGTACCGCCGGATGCCACTCACCGGTGAGTGTCGCGAGTGTGGTGGGCGGGTGAACCTCACCGTTCACCAAGGGTCCGTAAACAAGTACATGGACGTCGCCATCGACGTCGCAGAGGAGTTCAACTGCCGCGACTACACGAAACAGCGCCTCGAAGTGCTCGAAAAGAGCCTCGAATCCATCTTCGAGAACGACAAGAACAAACAATCTGGCATCGCGGACTTCATGTAG